From one Populus alba chromosome 17, ASM523922v2, whole genome shotgun sequence genomic stretch:
- the LOC118029738 gene encoding ribulose bisphosphate carboxylase small subunit, chloroplastic has translation MASSVISSAAVATVNRTPAQANMVAPFNGLKSTSAFPVTRKANSDITSIASNGGRVQCMQVWPPTGLKKFETLSYLPELTTEQLAKEIEYLLRNKWVPCLEFELEKGWVYREHHRSPGYYDGRYWTMWKLPMFGCTMASQVLIELEEAKKAYPNSFVRIIGFDNVRQVQCISFIAAKPKGL, from the exons ATGGCTTCCTCTGTGATTTCATCGGCGGCCGTGGCCACAGTTAACCGCACCCCGGCACAGGCCAACATGGTTGCACCATTCAACGGCCTCAAGTCTACCTCAGCTTTCCCGGTCACCAGAAAGGCTAACAGTGACATTACTTCCATTGCAAGCAATGGCGGAAGAGTTCAATGCATGCAG GTGTGGCCTCCAACAGGATTGAAGAAGTTCGAGACCCTTTCTTACCTCCCAGAACTCACTACTGAGCAATTGGCCAAGGAAATTGAGTACCTTCTTCGCAATAAGTGGGTTCCTTGCTTGGAATTCGAGTTGGAG AAAGGTTGGGTCTACCGCGAGCACCACAGGTCCCCAGGGTACTATGATGGACGCTACTGGACTATGTGGAAGCTACCCATGTTTGGATGCACTATGGCATCTCAGGTGCTGATCGAGCTCGAGGAGGCGAAGAAAGCTTACCCTAACTCCTTTGTCCGTATCATTGGATTCGACAACGTTCGTCAAGTGCAGTGCATCAGTTTTATCGCCGCCAAGCCAAAAGGTCTCTAA
- the LOC118029736 gene encoding uncharacterized protein yields the protein MNQVSLQQNAITFCDERRGLVSISDYKGPVVCPKPRRVGILANNPIRPLRWPVSHQAEMCDSKAGAELLDIILMKEGHGADYPANQAASSPPPFFCGSPPTRVGNPLIQDARFGDEKFTPISPLSIPSPSGLSSPSSSACKGGGCVRMKFGLKPAEVRVEGFDCLNRDRQNSSIPAVA from the exons ATGAATCAAGTCAGTCTTCAGCAGAACGCAATTACCTTTTGCGACGAGAGAAGAGGTTTGGTTTCGATTTCTGATTACAAGGGTCCTGTTGTTTGTCCGAAGCCTCGGCGAGTGGGAATTTTGGCTAATAATCCCATTAGGCCTTTGAGATGGCCCGTGAG TCATCAAGCCGAAATGTGTGATTCAAAAGCTGGGGCAGAGCTTCTGGACATTATTCTCATGAAG GAGGGGCATGGGGCAGATTATCCTGCAAACCAGGCGGcctcatcaccaccaccattttTTTGTGGGTCACCCCCAACCAGGGTTGGCAACCCATTAATTCAAGATGCCAGATTTGGGGATGAAAAATTCACTCCAATTTCTCCACTGTCAATCCCATCCCCTTCGGGTTTATCATCCCCGTCATCTTCTGCGTGCAAGGGAGGAGGGTGTGTAAGAATGAAGTTTGGGCTGAAGCCAGCCGAAGTTAGAGTAGAAGGATTTGATTGCCTCAACAGGGATCGCCAAAATTCCAGCATCCCTGCCGTGGCTTAG